In the Harmonia axyridis chromosome 3, icHarAxyr1.1, whole genome shotgun sequence genome, one interval contains:
- the LOC123674567 gene encoding cyclin-L1 isoform X2: MNFCFIRLRLCDEYRTFLIFRIFMILITCEVLLEKKIKVLSGLNDTEMLIMLRPIQPVILDQNYVHLKNLVIKAERRVLKELGFCVHIKHPHKLIVMYLQVLGMERNPKLMQYSWNYMNDSLRTDVFMRYQPEIVACACISLTARTLRLPLPRNPVWYGVFGATEPQIRDISIRILKLYLRPKTNVEALEKKVDELAKKYQDARVKAKASSGNNTPNNNEASPKVVQKSAGAHNAWGGFISRSGSHIVPTLSEKNSRSRSPSASPPSKSHKRSKKHGKSRSRSPRNHKRGHKRRSYSRSRSPSPKSRKTRDKRRSRSPTVENDRNDRYIDRYDEYKKDRYDKDRYNNKDDRDKYNDKDRYDDKKDRYDKNDRKYDKEDRYKDEKYKEDKYRDDKYSRSDKDKHNKKSKHKDEDRSKDRRR; encoded by the exons ATGAACTTTTGTTTTATAAGATTAAGGTTATGTGATGAATATCGtacatttcttatttttagGATATTCATGATATTAATAACCTGTGAAGTactgttggaaaaaaaaataaaagtattatcTGGCCTGAATGACACTGAAATGTTAATTATGTTGAG GCCCATTCAACCAGTTATTTTGGACCAAAACTATGtacatttgaagaatttagtcaTCAAAGCGGAGAGGAGGGTACTGAAAGAACTAGGATTTTGTGTACATATCAAGCACCCACACAAG TTGATTGTTATGTATCTTCAAGTTCTCGGGATGGAGAGAAATCCTAAGCTGATGCAGTATTCATGGAATTATATGAATGATTCGCTTAGGACGGACGTTTTCATGCGCTATCAACCGGAGATTGTTGCCTGTGCCTGTATCTCTCTCACGGCAAGGACGTTGAGGCTGCCTTTACCTAGAAATCCAGTTTGGTATGGTGTCTTTGGTGCCACTGAACCTCAAATCAGAGATATTAGCATCAGAATATTGAAGCTGTACTTGAGACCCAAG ACAAATGTGGAAGCTTTGGAAAAGAAGGTGGACGAGTTGGCTAAAAAATATCAAGATGCAAGAGTCAAAGCTAAAGCGAGTTCAGGTAATAATACACCCAATAATAATGAAGCTAGTCCAAAAGTGGTCCAAAAGAGTGCAGGAGCCCATAACGCTTGGGGAGGTTTCATTAG CCGTTCAGGAAGCCACATAGTTCCTACTTTATCGGAGAAAAACTCTAGATCTAGATCACCTAGTGCTTCACCACCTAGCAAGAGCCATAAGCGTTCTAAAAAACATGGAAAATCGAGGAGCAGGTCACCAAGGAATCACAAAAGGGGACATAAGAGGAGAAGCTATTCACGGTCTAGAAGTCCTTCACCAAAATCGAGGAAGACAAG GGATAAGAGAAGGTCTAGGTCACCAACTGTGGAAAACGATAGAAATGATAGATACATTGATAGGTATGATGAGTATAAAAAAGATCGATATGATAAAGATAGGTACAATAACAAAGATGATAGAGATAAGTATAATGATAAGGATAGATATGATGATAAAAAAGATAGATATGATAAGAATGATCGAAAATATGACAAAGAAGACAGGTATAAAGATGAGAAATATAAGGAAGATAAATACAGAGATGATAAATACTCGCGATCAGATAAGGATAAGCATAATAAGAAGTCCAAGCACAAGGATGAAGACAGATCTAAGGATAGGAGAAGGTGA